CGGCCAACCCGTCCCTGGCGCCGTCGCGGCTCGACACCGCCGACCTGGTGACGCCCCGGCCCAACCGGCTGGTGGTGTTCGACGGCACGCTGACGCACGGCGTGCTGGACGCGGAGAACCAGATTCCGGACGGCAAGCTGCCCGGCCCATCGCGGCAGCGACGCACGCTGGTGATGAACTGGTGGGCGCACCGCCCCACGGACATCCCCGCGTGGGCGGACACGCGGCTCTACCGAGCGCTGGCGCGCTGAGCTTCCTCACGGGCCGTGTCGCGCAGGCGGTTCGTCACGCGCTCGGCCCACTCGGGCTCGACCTCCAGACACGCGGGCGTGCGGCCCAGCCGCAAGGCCGCCGAGGGCATGGAGCCGCTGCCCGCGAACGGATCCAACACCGTGTCCCCGGGCCGGCTGTACGTGCGCACCAGCGGCTCCAGCACGGAGAAGGGCTTGTGGTGGGGGTGGCCGCCCCAGCGCTTCGCCTCGCCTTCGTCGTCATAGCCGCCGACCACGGCCCAGACGGTGGGCAGGCCGCCGGGTTCGAGCGGCGGCTCGGGCGTGCGCGCGATGACGAGCGCGACCTCGTACACGCGCAGCGTCTGCTCGTTGGCGTTCTTGTCGGTGGTGCGCTTGCCCCAGACGTACTCGCCGCGCAGGTGCGGATAACCGAGCCCACGCGCGGCGGTGAGGATGGGCTCCTTGCCCAACAGGTTCGTCCAGATGACCAGGACGGCGTCCGGCGTGAGGTGGGCGGTGGCGCGCGACAGCCAGGCCTCGGAGAAGGCGCGGTAGTCGCGCACCGTCTCGAAGCGGACGATGGGGTTCTGGTCGATTTTCTTGTGCGCGCGCGTGTCGCGGAGGTCCCCGCCCTTGCGCCGCCGGGTGAGCAGGCAATACGGAGGGTCCGTGTGGAGCAACGCGGCGCGGGTGTCGCCCAACGCCGCGCGGTAGCCCTGGGGCTCGCGGGCGTCGGCGTTGATGCAGCGGAGGGACTCGGGCGGGGGAAGTGAGGTCATCGGCCGGAGCGCCACCCTACACGGCGGGGCGCGGGGCTCAAGTCGCGGCTCACCGCGGCTGGAGCCCTTCCAACTTCAAGGTCTGCTTCCGGCCCTCGTTCCACATCTCCAGGGTGTACCTGCCCGGCCCCTCGCCCGGGAACACCGGCTCGTCCAGCAGGATGACGATGGGATTCTTCCCGTCGTCCACGGGCCCGGCCTGCCAGGGAGGCAGCGACTTCAACCGCCGGCCCCGGGCGTCCGTGAGCTCCGCCCCCGCCGCGGTCCACCCCCTGTTGGCGCCCGTGGCGGCCAGCGACAACCTCAACGCGGCCCAGCGGGTGGTCAGACGGAGGAAGGTCGCCCGCAGGACGACGAAGTCTCCTGACACCTTCCGGGGCAGCCAGGCCCGGAAGGCGATGGAGTCCTCGTCACCGAGGTCCGCCACCAGGGACTCCCGGCTGCACTCGCTCGGGCGGGAACGCTGCTGCTGAAGCTGCTGAACCTGGCGCTCCAGCCGGAGCACCCCTGAACGCAGCTCCTCCACCTCCTGCTGGTAGGACGCGGCGGAACGCGTCTGGCGGTAGAGCTCCACCTGCCGCTCCGCGCGCGCGGAGTCCACCACGAGCACCATGACGGCGCGCTCCGGCACCGCGCCGTCATGGAAGCGAACCTCCAGCCGAAGCCGCTCGCCCTCTCGGAACGTGGACGAGGGCACCAGCACGAGGTGGTCCTCCGTCACGCCGAAGCGCTGAAAGCGCTCGCGGCCCTCGAGCACCAGTTGCTCGGGGCGGATCCTCGCGTCGAAGAACACGGTGGTGGACAACCCGGGACTGATGCGGACTTCCTGCGGCGCCACCGGTGTCCCCGCCTGGACGTCGATTCTCCGCACCGCGCTCCCGCTGCCGGGCGACTCCTGTGCCGCGGCATGCGCCGTCGCGGCCCACAACACTCCCCAAGTGAGCACGATGAATGCGGGCGAACCAGTCAAGTCCGAGCCACCTCTAGCAAGGGCGCACGCCCACCATGACAGGCGGAGGACGGCTAACGCGTCCCGAGTTTTCCGAGCACCTGCGACGCCGCCAGGTTGACGCCCGGAGGCATCATCGGATTACCGGGGGTGCTCGATTCATCGTATGGCGTCCCGAGCTCCTCCCGGCTGGGATTGTTGACGATGTTTCCGCAGACCGCCATCCGGCGGCCATCGGGGAACTCCGCCTCGGTAATCCAGCCGTAGATGGCCGTCCTCCCCCGGAACACCGTGCCATGCAACCGGGTTCCCTCCGGGAAGATTCGCACGTGGGCGCTCGTGACATTGTTGTGGGCGTAGAGGATGAGGGGGCCGCCGTCCGGAGGCACGGGCACCGGCTTCCAGAGGCGCACACTCGGGACCATGGCCACCGTCTCGTCGTTGCCCATCATCTTCGGAGGAAAGAGGCCAATCTCCGCCATGCCCGCGAGCACCTCTGGAGGGCATTTGCGCTGAGGGGGCGCATCCCGCACCTGCGGCCCACCGGCGCAGGCCGCGGTGAGGCACGCCACGGCGGCGGCCTTGCCCAGCGCTGAGGTGGACGACGGGCGCTTCTTCGGCCGTGGCGCGGCCTCGGTCTCGGCCTCGCCCTCGCCTCCCGCTTCGGCGGAGGCCAGCGCCGCGGCTTGCTCCCCCGCGTCCTGGACCTCGGCTCCCGCGTCCGTGAGGGAGGGCACCACCTCGGGGCTGGGCGTCTCGGAGGAATTCGAAGAACGACTCGTCACTGCGGGACTTCCTTTCTCAATGGGAAGAGACGGTGCGGTCGCCGGATCCACCTCGGAGGGGGACACCAGACGACTCAGCCCGAACGCCACGAGGCCCACGGCCAGCACGGCGGCCACGCCTCGGCCCACGACGCCGCGACGGCGCTTGGGAGCCGGGGGCGGTGGGAGGGGATCCGCCGGAGCATCGGCGGAAGACTTCACGAGCACCTCGGGGGCCGCTGGCGCCGGGGGCGTCGCGGCGGCGGACGCCGGCGCCTCCGGAACGGGCACCTCCCGGGGCTCGGGATTGAGTGGCAACACCGGAGCGATGCCCATGAGGCCCTCGCCTCGCGGCCGTTGCTCGGAGGTGGTGACGGGCGCGTCCGGCACCATGCGAACCCGGGGTGCCTCCGCGTCGCCCGCGCCTTCGGGCGGACGGTCCAGCGACACCTTCCAGGCCGGCTGACGCTTCTCCTTGGCCACGTCCCAGAGGGCCTGGAGCAGGGCCTCCGCGCTCGCGTAGCGGTCCTCGGGGCGCTTGGCGAGCAGCCGCAGGGCGATGTCGCCCAGCGCCCGGGGCACCTTCGGATTGACGACGTGGGGCGCGCGCGGCGTCACCGTCTCGATGGCCGGCAGCAACCGGTCATACGGAAGCTTCGGGTCGAACGCGTAGCCATCCGTGAGCGCCTCGTACAGCAGCGCGCCCAACGCATAGAGGTCCCCGGGCACGCCCGCGTCGAAGTTCGCGCCCTGCTGCCAGGAGCCCTCGCGAAGGAAGGCCACGCATTCGGGAGGCAGCAGGTGGGGCGAGGCGGGCGCCACGCCCACCGTCAACGTGGTGGCGCCGGGCAGCCGCACCGTGCCCAGGTCGATGAGGAAGGGCCGCTCGTCCTCGCGGCGGATGAGCAGGTTGTCGCCCTTGATGTCGCGGTGGTGCACGCCCCGGCGGTGCATGTCCGCCACCACGCGCACCACCTCCGTGAAGACGGACAGCAGGTGCGCCGCCGTGGGCTTCACCCGCCAGCGCCACTCGTGGAACGTCTCGCCATCGATGTAGTCGGTGACGAAGTACAGGTAGCCGTCAGGGGGCTCCGGCCACCGGTCCACCGCGTGGAGCGCCGGAAGGTTCGGGTGCGGCGCGCAGGCCAGCAGCGCCGCCACTTCATGCGCCAGGCGGCCGTTGATGTCTTCCTCTTCCGGGGTGTGCTGGCCCGCCGGACGAAGCGCCATCTTCAGCGAGTAGCTGCGGCCCGCTCGCTCCACCTTGAAGACACGGCCAAAGCCTCCCGAGCCCAACGACTCCAGGATGCGCCATGGGCCGACCTCGCTGTCCGGCACCAACTGGTCTGGATGGAAGGGCGGAGACCTCACTGCCACCCACTCCAGGGGCTCGGGCCTCTAGCGCTGCCGCCCTGCCCCACCAGACGCGTGGCACGCCCAGGACGCACGCCTTCCGGCGGTGCGGTCCACGCGAGAGACTGTTGAACCACCCAGTGAGCGGGGCTGAACAAGGGCAACCTCCAGGGTTGACCCTATCCTTTTCATCCGGGATGTCACGTTTTCACTTACCCGCGAGGTCAGTCCGCCGCGCCCCCGGACCCAACGCCCTCCGTTGGGTCCTCGGGCGCCCCGGCGACTTCGCTCGCGGCCTCCGCCCAGCGCCCGGTGAGGCGGGCCTCGGAGGCCAGGGCCTCGTCCCAGGACGGGCCATCCGGCAACAGCCGTGTCGCGTGCTCCAGGACGAGCCGCTCCAGGGCCCGCTCCTCGCACAGGCGGCGCAGGCCCCACGCGTCCAACCCCAGACGGGAGAGGAACGCGGCGCGCCGGGCCACGGGCACGCGCTGCGCCTGCCACCAGCCGGCTTCCACTTCGGCCACCTCGTCGTCGGAGACGCGCAGGCCCTGGGTCCTCGCCCAACCCGCGAGGAGCGCCCTGCGCAGGCCCGCCTCGGCCAGCGCCTCCGCGTCGGGCGCGTCGCGAAGCGCGTCCAGCACGCGGCCCGAGGACACCCCGCCGTCCTTCCCACCCGTGACGTCGTCCACCAGCCGGCGGCGGCGGACCAGGGAGGAGGGAGATTGCACCTCGCCCCGAGGCGCGGCGGCCCCCGAGGCCACCCACGCCGCGGCGGTCTGGAGGCATGCGAGGGCGTCCCGCCGCTTGAGGTCCTCGGCGCCTTTCGGGAACCAGGCGTCCCAGGCCGCGCGGGTGGGCGCGGACCAGTGCGGCGCCACGGTGTCCAGGACGCGGCCCCAGGTGCGCTCCTGGTAGAAGACGGATTGCGCGGCATCGACGAGCGCCTGCGCCGCCGGGCGCTTGAGCACGCCCGCCTCCGTGGCGCACTCCGCGGCGTGCCGGACGTTGACCAGCGGCACGGTGAGCGGCCGGTAGTCGTGCTCCGCGTCCGCGTGGAGCAACGCCACTTCGGAGTCATCCACCACGGTGCCGTCGCGGTACCACTCGAAGATGCGGCCCACGCCCACCACGCCGTGTGGCACGAGCTCCGCGGCGCGCAGGGCGCCCATGCTCCCGCCGCCGAAGACGGCCACGCCGGCCTCCAGCGCGGCCAGCAGCTCGTGGTGCCACACCGAGGGCTGGGCCTCGAAGACACCATCCACCAGCACAAGGGCCTTGGGACGCAGCGCGAGCGCGCGCCACACGTCCCCCTGCCGAGCGGGCGGGAGCACCGTGCACGGCGTCAGGCGTTGCGCCTCCGCCGCGGGCAGCGAGGGCCCCAGGAACACCACCAGATTGTCCGCGCGCCGCTTCATAGGAGCTCCGAAACCTGCATGCCCGGCACGACCCCGCTCGAAACGCGGAGGCACTTCATTCCGCCACAGTGACGATGCTTCGCCACTCGCCGCCGCATGAGCGCTCCGGGGTGTACGTGCCCGAAACGCGGGGGCGCTTCACGCCGCTTCATAGGAGCTCCGAAACCTGCATGCCCGGCACCACCACGCGCCGCACGTGGAGACCTTCCACCGGTGACGGCATCTCCACCGAGGCCACCCGCTTGAACCCCGCGCCCTCCAGCCGCGAGAGCACCTGACGGACGCGCCGTGGCGCGGGCCCTCGTGCCTGCGCGCCCAGGTCAGGCATGGCCTCCACGCTCCGGCGGGGACGGACCTCGGCACACGCCTCCGCGAAGCCTCGCGCCGCCTCCCGGTCCGTGGCGGCCACGTCCTCGCGGGCACCGTGGATGTCCGTCAGTCGCGACTGCGCCGCTTCCAACAACGCCTTCAGCAGCGCGGACTCCGGCGTCATCGCGCACGCGTAACCCGCGGTGAGCGGCACCGGGCCCTCTTCCAAATCCACCAGCACCGCGGCGCCCACGGGAAGCCCCACCGCCCCCGGCGTGCGCGCGGCGGGCGTGGCATCGAACAGGTACACACCGAAGCCCCGCTCCCGCAGCCGCTGGGCCAGCGCATCCACGGCGGGCGCCCGCTCGCGCAAGCCGGAAGCCCGCAGCAGGCGGCGCTGAACACCCTCCTCCGTCCACCCCTCCGGAAGCGCGCGCGCGAGCTGGTCGCGCTCCGTCGCCTCCAACAGCGCATGCAGCAGCGCCTGGCCCGCGTCCGGGTGCGCGCCGGAGCCGTTGCTGGTCCACGCCACCGCCACCGGTCCGAGCGAGGGACTCCCCGACGGAGGCACGTGCAGTCCCTGCGCGGGCACCCACACCGGCTTGCCCGAATTCAGCTCCGTGGCCTCGCGCCACGCGCAGCGGACGTACTCGCTCCACAAGCGTGGCGCCACCAGCGCCCCCGCGGAGCCCAGGTCCTCCGCGCTCCACAGCGTGCCCACGCGGCCGTCGAGCTCCACCATGGAGCCCCAGACACACGCGCCGGGCTCCACCGACTCCGCGGCCCACAGCTCCGCCGTCTCCAGCAGCGCGCCCCAGGCCGCGTCCTCGTACGAGAGGCCCTTGCCGTTGCACACCTGCAGAACATGCCCGCCGGGGCGTACGGCGCACGCCACCTCCACGCCGGTCCGGTCCAGCCCCGTGACACGCGCCACCCGCGTCACGCCCAGGGCCTGGGCCAGTCGTTGTTGAAACCGCTGAGATGACTGCTCGTCCCTGTCCCTGGAAGGCCGCACGGGCGCGGACCTTAGCCTGAACGCTTGTCCAACGGGCCCACCGCAAACGTGGTAGGGACGCAGCGGCATGCCTTCCGTCGGAGACATCGCACCGGACTTCACCGCCACCGACTGCCATGGGGCGCCCGTTCAGCTCTCGTCCCTGCGCGGCCGGCGCGTGGTGCTCTTCTTCTACCCCAAGGCCTTCACGCTGGGCTGCACCATCGAGAACCGCGCGTTCCGGGACAACCACGAGGTGCTCAAGGGCCTGGGCGCGGAGCTCGTGGGCGTCTCCGTGGACACGCAGCGCACCCAGTGCGAGTTCGCGGAGGCGGAGGACATCCACTTCGCGCTGCTCGGCGACGCGGACCGGGCCATCAGCCGCGCCTATGACGTGCTCTGGCCCGTGCTCAACGTCGACCGCCGCGTCACCTTCATCATCGGTCCGGACGGCCGCATCGAGGACATCATCCGGCACGAGGTCCGCGTGTACCGCCACCTGGACGACGTGCTCCGCTACCTGCGCGCGAATCCGCTGCCGGACGTCGCGTCGCCCTGAGCCGCGCCGCGCTCACTCCCACGCGCAGTGGTACTCGCAGTGCGGCGCGCCCCGCGCCCTGCACATGGGGTGGCTGATGCGCACCGACTGGCCCCCGCACAGCTCGATGGCCCGCTCATGCCAGCCGATGATGGTCAGGCAGTCCGGCACCGTGACGTTCTCCGCGCCAAAGGTGCGCAGCACGCCGGAGCGCGGGCCCGTCGGCTCGTAGGTGCGCGAGCCCACCGCGTAATAGAAGCGGTAGATTTGTGGCGCCTGGCTCAGCAGGAAGTGCGGCTCGCCCGCCTTGACGAAGACGTGCTGCGCGCCGTGCAACGCCTCGTCGGCGGAGGCGCGGCCCATTTCGAGGAACGCCCGGTCCTCGTCCTCCGGCGACACCACCCCGGCGATGGCCGCGTCGAGCCGCAAATTCAACTCCAGGGGATACCAGCCGACCGGCAGCAACATCTTGCGCAGCAGCGCCTGGTCCTCCGCGGGCAAGCGCCGGAGCACCTCGTCCACCCGTCCCTGCCCACCGTGGTGGCGCAGCATGTTGAGCCGCGAGATGAGCACGCCGCCCTTGATGCGTGAGCTAGATCCTTGGGTCAACATTCCCCCGTCCCAGGCCATCACTGTCACGCCATTGTCCCAGCGCCGACTGTCCGCCAGCAACCCAGGGAGGCAGGTTTGTCGCCCCTACTCCCAGCAATTCTTGAACAACTGGAAATTATCCGACGAAATCGGGTCGAAATTAACCTTTGTCCCCGACCGGGGTTGGAGCCACGTGAGCATCAGGGAAACAGGCGGCCGGGTGGTGTCCCTGCCCGCGCGCATGGCCCGGGCGGGCCTGGAGCGAGCCTCGGACGAGGCCCTCTGCCGCGCGTTCCTGGAGGGTGAGCCGGCGGCCTTCGAGGTGCTGGTGATGCGGCACCGCTCGCTCGTCTTCTCCCTGGTGCGCCGCTACGTGTCGCGGCCGGAGGACGCCGCCGACCTGGTGCAGAGCGCCTTCCTGCGCGCTCTGGAGGCCTCGCGCCGCGTGTTCGCGCGCTTCACGCCGTCGGGGCCCGCGCCGTTCCGGGCGTGGCTGGTGCGCATCGCGCTCAACCTGGCGAAGAACCACGCGAGGCAGGGGCAGCGCTGGCGCCCGGTGCTGGTGGCCTCCGAGCCGGACGACCTGGCGCAGGACCCGTCCGAGTCCGCGCAGGACCGGCTGGAGCGCGCCGAGCGCGAGCGGCAGGTGCGCGCCGAGGTGCTCACCCTGCCCCGCCGCCAGCGCGAGGTGCTGACGTTGCGGGTGGACGGCGGGCTGGCGTTCAAGGATATCGCCGAGACGCTCGGCATCACGGAGAACAACGCGAAGGTGCAGTTCCACCATGCGATGAAGCGCCTCAAGGCGCGGGTGGGCGCGCCCGAGGAGAAGCACTGATGGCTGCGTGCCCTGACCAGGAGGAGCGGCTGGACCTGCACGCCGCGGGGGCGCTCGAGGACGCCGAGGCGGTGGCGCTCATGGCGCACCTCGAAAGCTGCGAGGGCTGCCGGCGGGCCTTCGACGCGTCCGTGGAGCTGCTCGCGCTGGTGGCGCTGCCTCCCATCACCGCGCAGGAGAAGTCGGAGCTGGAGGAGCTGCCCCGGCGCACGCTGTCCGAGTGGCGGCGGAGCGCCCGGAAGCAGGGCCTGGGGCTGCGGACCCTGGGCGGGCTGGTGGCCGCCGCCGCGGCGGTGACGCTGGTGCTGCTGGTGCCCGGCACGTGGCGGTTCCCGGGCGAGGCCCGCACCGCGCAGCCCACGGCGGGGGCACAGCCCGTCGAGGAGCTGGACGCGGAGACGATGGCGGCCATCGAGGCCTGGGCCGGGCTGGAGCCGTTGGACGCGATGGAGGACTCCGACCGCTGGGACGAGGACTTCGACTTCGAGCTGGGAGAGACGCTGTGACGACGCGGATGGCGGTGATGCTGTTGGCCCTGGTCCCCCTGGTGGCGGCGGCCTCGCCTTCCGGGCGGGAGGCCCGCGCCGAGGAGCGGATGGAGCACGCGGAGAAGCGGCACCGGCTGCGGCAGGTGCTGGAGCTGTCGGACGTGCTCGGCCTGAACAACGCGCAGGCGCTGAAGCTGGAAGAGACGCTGCGCAAGTTCGACGAGCGGCGCCGCCCGCTGCGCAAGCAGGTCCGCGAGTCGGCCCGCATCCTCCACCGGGCCTCGCGCGGTGACAGTGAGGCCCTGTCCCAGGTGGACGCGGCGGCGCTGGGCGCCTTCGAGGCGAGGGAGCGCATCGCGGCGCTCGACAAGGAGCTGTACCAGACGCTGGCGAAGGACCTGCCGCAAGAGAAGCGGGCGACGCTCGCGCTCACGCTGGCGCGCAGCGAGGGCCGGAAGAAGGGCAAGTGGGAGCCCGAGAAGGACTAAGAGTTGCTTTGGGGCTCTTGCTCCGTTGACAGCCAGAACCACTGTTCTTTCGAATCAAGCGCGCCCTGCAAGAAGTCCCGGAAGGATGCGGCGATTTTGGGGCAGTAGTCCGGCTCAGGGAACGCCTCGTTGTAGCCGTCACGCAACGGGTATCGGCCCTCGTGCTGTTCGCTCACGTCAAGCAGGATGAAGTTGCTATCCCGCACACGGCAGAGCGCGTACCAAGCCGCCGGCCCCGCATCGTCGCTGTCGTCGTTGCGCATGACGACTCGGGCGCGCCGAAGTTCCGCCAACGGAACAAAGGCGAATGCAGGGTCAACCCGGTCGAAGAGGCGCGCGCCGTTGCAATACAAGTAGAAGGCGCGCAGGTCCGGGTCCAGTCGCCAACCTTCGCGGTGTTCGAACTCTTCGATTTGCTCGGATGTCGCAGGGGGATTCGGGTGGTGGAGTCGCAACACCTCATCGAGGAGGGCCTTCATGGACCGGTCATTCTCCATAGGGATAGTCCACACCGGTCGAGGTCCACGGTGGGTTGTTCGCGTAGCATTGCTTGTAAGCGCCCGGGAGCTGCTGATGCAGGTCCTGCGGGAACGGAATGATGTTATCCCAGTCGGTGGGGTTCCCACCGTGCCAGAGGTCTCGGACGTGATGCCCTTCATAGGGCGTCCCCGTGGCATCGGTGGGCCATGCGCCAAATCGGTTTGCCCACTGGCTCCGAAATTCGGACCGCATGCTGTTCCATTGTCCTCGCGCGGCGTTGGTCTGCGCGGGGGCAAGCGTCGCGTAGTTGCAGCAACAATGCGTCATGCCGTAGCGGCTACCCGCACGCATGACAGCTCCCTGGAAGTCCATCTTCACGTCCGCCAGCCACATACAACCTTGGAGCGCATGGCCGCTTCCTGAGCACTTCGAGCGACAGTACTCCACGAGTTGGCTGCTGCACTGCCAAGGCCCGTAGAAAATGACTGTTCGGAACTGCCCTCCGCTCGGGAGTGTCACCACCGGGCCAACCCATTTCCGGACGGAAGCGTCAGGTCTTGTCATTGGGCCTTCAGCGCATGCCGTGAGGACAAGCGCAAACAACAGGGGGAAGCCTGGACGCCTAGAAGGAGCTGCATTCACGGCATTCATGCTCCGCAACATAGTGCGTGGTTCCGATAGACCCTCAGGGCAACTGACGTGCGCTGCTGGACGACCTCGTTCACCTAGCACCGTGGCCGGGGAGGACCGGGCGTCCAGCGCCGAGGGGCGCCTCGCGGCGTGAGTACCGTCAGGGAGGCAACGGCGCGCGCCGCGCCGCCACCGAAGGAGGCTCCCTTGCGGCTGCTGACCCGAATCGCCCCACCCTTGCTGGCACTGGCCTTCGCCGCGTGCTCCGGCATCGACGTCAACACCAACTATGACCCTTCCGCCACGCAGAAGCTGGAGGGGTACCGCACCTATGCCTGGCTCCCGCAGCCCACGGGCAAGGATGACCGCGTGTACAACCCCATCGTCGGCGCGCGCGTCGAGCAGACGGTGGACCGCTACCTGCTGGCGCGCGGCTACAAGAAGGTGGAGACCGGCGCCAACCCGGACTTCCTCATCGGGTGGCATGGCGCCATCCACAACGCGCTGAAGGCCGAGACGGTCGACGACTACTACGGCTACCCCTGGGGCGGCCCCTTCACGGACCCCTTCTACGCGGGCGGCGCCGTCACCATGCCGGAGACATACCTGCGCGAGTACGAGGAAGGCTCCCTCATCCTCGACGTCGTCGACCCGGAGTCGAAGCAGCTCGTCTGGCGTGGCACGGCCCAGGCGGAGCTGAGCGAGAACGCCAACGCCCAGAAGCAGCAGAAGAAGCTGGATGAATCCGTGGAGCAATTGCTGAAGCACTTCCCGCCCAAGACCAAGTGAGGCCCTGGGCGAAGGCCCGGCACCGGCCTCGCGGGGGGTACCCGCGGGGCCGGCGGCCGTCAGGGCGCGGGCTGCTCGGCCAAGGTGCCCGCGTCCACCCCGCGGCGTGCGCGCTGGGCTTCGGGGACGATGAGCGGCCGCTCCAAACGGTCCCGCTCCCAGCCGCCCAGGTCCGCGCAGGCCGCGTAGGTGCTCTGGAGGAAATCGAGCAGGACCGCCTTGGGGTCATCCGCCCGCCTCACGTCATCGTAGGACAGCAGGTACTCCTTGATGGCCCCGTCGTACCGGGCCGCGGCCGGACGCACCTTCGCGGTGGCGAAGCCCTCCGGCTCCGGCGCCGCGTAACTGTAGAAGGCCGCGCCACCCGTCGCGAGGAGTCCGGGCCAGAAGCCCGCGCTGCTGACCTCCTCGCAGTACGCCTCCTGGGTGATGGGGTCCGCGCCGGGGCGATCTGGCGCGGGGCGTCCGGAGAAGCGCGTCACCGCCAGGTCGAAGCTCCCCCAGAAGAAGTGCACCGGACTGCACTTGCCGGTGAAGCGCGCGCGGAACTCCTCGAAGACGAGCGTGGCCTGCATCGTGGCCCGCCACCAGCGCTCCACCGCCTCGCCGTCATAGCTGCGGTGTTGCAGGTCCTGGCTGAACGGAATCGCGTCCTCGGGAATCTCGACGGGATGCTCCCAGATGCGCGTTTCGACGCCCATGGAGCGCAGCGTCGCCATGACATCCCGGTAGAACTCCGCCACCGGCCGGGGCTCCAGCGCCATCACCCGCGTGGGCCCGCGACTGGCGCGGAAGAGGAGCTCGTGCGAGCGGAAGTCGAAGTCGACTTCGAACGCGCCCTGCCCATACGGAATGAGGCCCGTCGTCATTCCGCGCGCCGTCACGCGGAACGCCACGTTCCACCAGTGATTCTGGGGTGGCGTCAGCGCGAGCTTCACCTTGCCGATGACCTGCGTGTACCGGTGCAGCGTGGCGTAGGTGTCCTTCCACGCGTCCAGGGGCAGCGGTGGCCACGCCGCGTCCAGCGTCTCCATGGGGTCTCCCTTCGAGCCGTGTCCGGCATTCAGGGTGAGCCCCCACCGCCGCCACGGCCAGGGTGGCGGCCTGGGTTGCCTGCCGCCAGGGCGGGGGCCAGAGGGCCAGCCCCCACGCGCCCCTTCCTGGGACTACGGCTGCGCGAGCGCGCTGTCGATGGCCGCCTTCAGCTCCGCGCTGTCCGGCGTCACCGCGCTGGGGAAGGCGGCCTTCACCTGGCCGTCCTTGCCCACCACGTACTTG
This genomic window from Myxococcus hansupus contains:
- a CDS encoding zf-HC2 domain-containing protein; translation: MAACPDQEERLDLHAAGALEDAEAVALMAHLESCEGCRRAFDASVELLALVALPPITAQEKSELEELPRRTLSEWRRSARKQGLGLRTLGGLVAAAAAVTLVLLVPGTWRFPGEARTAQPTAGAQPVEELDAETMAAIEAWAGLEPLDAMEDSDRWDEDFDFELGETL
- a CDS encoding TfuA-like protein, whose product is MKRRADNLVVFLGPSLPAAEAQRLTPCTVLPPARQGDVWRALALRPKALVLVDGVFEAQPSVWHHELLAALEAGVAVFGGGSMGALRAAELVPHGVVGVGRIFEWYRDGTVVDDSEVALLHADAEHDYRPLTVPLVNVRHAAECATEAGVLKRPAAQALVDAAQSVFYQERTWGRVLDTVAPHWSAPTRAAWDAWFPKGAEDLKRRDALACLQTAAAWVASGAAAPRGEVQSPSSLVRRRRLVDDVTGGKDGGVSSGRVLDALRDAPDAEALAEAGLRRALLAGWARTQGLRVSDDEVAEVEAGWWQAQRVPVARRAAFLSRLGLDAWGLRRLCEERALERLVLEHATRLLPDGPSWDEALASEARLTGRWAEAASEVAGAPEDPTEGVGSGGAAD
- a CDS encoding DNA-methyltransferase yields the protein MTSLPPPESLRCINADAREPQGYRAALGDTRAALLHTDPPYCLLTRRRKGGDLRDTRAHKKIDQNPIVRFETVRDYRAFSEAWLSRATAHLTPDAVLVIWTNLLGKEPILTAARGLGYPHLRGEYVWGKRTTDKNANEQTLRVYEVALVIARTPEPPLEPGGLPTVWAVVGGYDDEGEAKRWGGHPHHKPFSVLEPLVRTYSRPGDTVLDPFAGSGSMPSAALRLGRTPACLEVEPEWAERVTNRLRDTAREEAQRASAR
- a CDS encoding YcaO-like family protein — translated: MRPSRDRDEQSSQRFQQRLAQALGVTRVARVTGLDRTGVEVACAVRPGGHVLQVCNGKGLSYEDAAWGALLETAELWAAESVEPGACVWGSMVELDGRVGTLWSAEDLGSAGALVAPRLWSEYVRCAWREATELNSGKPVWVPAQGLHVPPSGSPSLGPVAVAWTSNGSGAHPDAGQALLHALLEATERDQLARALPEGWTEEGVQRRLLRASGLRERAPAVDALAQRLRERGFGVYLFDATPAARTPGAVGLPVGAAVLVDLEEGPVPLTAGYACAMTPESALLKALLEAAQSRLTDIHGAREDVAATDREAARGFAEACAEVRPRRSVEAMPDLGAQARGPAPRRVRQVLSRLEGAGFKRVASVEMPSPVEGLHVRRVVVPGMQVSELL
- a CDS encoding DUF2381 family protein; protein product: MLTWGVLWAATAHAAAQESPGSGSAVRRIDVQAGTPVAPQEVRISPGLSTTVFFDARIRPEQLVLEGRERFQRFGVTEDHLVLVPSSTFREGERLRLEVRFHDGAVPERAVMVLVVDSARAERQVELYRQTRSAASYQQEVEELRSGVLRLERQVQQLQQQRSRPSECSRESLVADLGDEDSIAFRAWLPRKVSGDFVVLRATFLRLTTRWAALRLSLAATGANRGWTAAGAELTDARGRRLKSLPPWQAGPVDDGKNPIVILLDEPVFPGEGPGRYTLEMWNEGRKQTLKLEGLQPR
- a CDS encoding serine/threonine protein kinase; the protein is MRSPPFHPDQLVPDSEVGPWRILESLGSGGFGRVFKVERAGRSYSLKMALRPAGQHTPEEEDINGRLAHEVAALLACAPHPNLPALHAVDRWPEPPDGYLYFVTDYIDGETFHEWRWRVKPTAAHLLSVFTEVVRVVADMHRRGVHHRDIKGDNLLIRREDERPFLIDLGTVRLPGATTLTVGVAPASPHLLPPECVAFLREGSWQQGANFDAGVPGDLYALGALLYEALTDGYAFDPKLPYDRLLPAIETVTPRAPHVVNPKVPRALGDIALRLLAKRPEDRYASAEALLQALWDVAKEKRQPAWKVSLDRPPEGAGDAEAPRVRMVPDAPVTTSEQRPRGEGLMGIAPVLPLNPEPREVPVPEAPASAAATPPAPAAPEVLVKSSADAPADPLPPPPAPKRRRGVVGRGVAAVLAVGLVAFGLSRLVSPSEVDPATAPSLPIEKGSPAVTSRSSNSSETPSPEVVPSLTDAGAEVQDAGEQAAALASAEAGGEGEAETEAAPRPKKRPSSTSALGKAAAVACLTAACAGGPQVRDAPPQRKCPPEVLAGMAEIGLFPPKMMGNDETVAMVPSVRLWKPVPVPPDGGPLILYAHNNVTSAHVRIFPEGTRLHGTVFRGRTAIYGWITEAEFPDGRRMAVCGNIVNNPSREELGTPYDESSTPGNPMMPPGVNLAASQVLGKLGTR
- a CDS encoding peroxiredoxin, with product MPSVGDIAPDFTATDCHGAPVQLSSLRGRRVVLFFYPKAFTLGCTIENRAFRDNHEVLKGLGAELVGVSVDTQRTQCEFAEAEDIHFALLGDADRAISRAYDVLWPVLNVDRRVTFIIGPDGRIEDIIRHEVRVYRHLDDVLRYLRANPLPDVASP
- a CDS encoding RNA polymerase sigma factor, whose protein sequence is MSIRETGGRVVSLPARMARAGLERASDEALCRAFLEGEPAAFEVLVMRHRSLVFSLVRRYVSRPEDAADLVQSAFLRALEASRRVFARFTPSGPAPFRAWLVRIALNLAKNHARQGQRWRPVLVASEPDDLAQDPSESAQDRLERAERERQVRAEVLTLPRRQREVLTLRVDGGLAFKDIAETLGITENNAKVQFHHAMKRLKARVGAPEEKH
- a CDS encoding TIGR02265 family protein produces the protein MLTQGSSSRIKGGVLISRLNMLRHHGGQGRVDEVLRRLPAEDQALLRKMLLPVGWYPLELNLRLDAAIAGVVSPEDEDRAFLEMGRASADEALHGAQHVFVKAGEPHFLLSQAPQIYRFYYAVGSRTYEPTGPRSGVLRTFGAENVTVPDCLTIIGWHERAIELCGGQSVRISHPMCRARGAPHCEYHCAWE